Proteins encoded in a region of the Methylosinus trichosporium OB3b genome:
- a CDS encoding sulfotransferase, whose product MADPPHATLRRLFAHAKICVSPHGLGAQSPAEAHFCTHSSTQIGAAISAGCIPVVFGVGAEAEFCETHDVGFRFNDEHELVTALEQAIELANGVGVTKAQRDRMRAYSQTAHADAWAQLIARLDAGAEREERAAPSLRSERGLSPPALIVAGCHRSGTSAMARMLSIAGVDLPSDLMIKKADNPTGFWEAHVIADWNEALLRSARSGWDDPFAFFSQPCAAQIAPGLIDEAAARITGLYPGNRPIVVKDPRISLLAPLWDRALRKSRYAPNFIIMVRNPLEVAASLTARNKFSLGRGLSIWASYMLTIERDTRDTPRVFVAYRDLLANPESVLDRIRSQLGIPLPRYECASGSISRFVDPALCQHHFNGLWNKHLSEAVHEYFVLLQAACHDQPLPNTAGSALEAWLAELRDLLSTPERTIST is encoded by the coding sequence ATGGCCGATCCGCCGCACGCTACCTTGCGACGCCTATTCGCACACGCGAAGATTTGCGTATCGCCCCACGGGCTCGGCGCACAATCGCCGGCCGAAGCGCATTTTTGCACGCATTCGAGCACACAGATCGGCGCGGCGATTTCGGCCGGCTGCATTCCTGTCGTGTTCGGCGTGGGGGCCGAAGCCGAATTCTGCGAAACCCATGATGTGGGATTTCGCTTCAACGACGAGCACGAGCTTGTCACTGCGCTTGAGCAGGCGATCGAGCTCGCGAATGGCGTCGGCGTGACGAAGGCGCAGCGCGATCGCATGCGCGCCTATTCGCAAACCGCGCACGCCGACGCCTGGGCGCAGCTGATCGCGCGCCTCGACGCCGGTGCCGAGCGCGAGGAGCGCGCGGCGCCGTCGCTGCGGTCGGAACGCGGCCTGTCCCCGCCCGCCCTGATCGTCGCCGGCTGCCATCGTTCCGGCACATCGGCGATGGCGCGCATGCTCTCGATCGCCGGCGTGGATCTGCCGAGCGATCTCATGATCAAGAAAGCCGATAATCCGACCGGCTTTTGGGAGGCGCATGTGATCGCCGATTGGAACGAGGCGCTTCTGCGCTCTGCCCGCTCCGGTTGGGATGACCCATTCGCCTTTTTTTCGCAACCCTGCGCCGCTCAGATCGCACCCGGTCTGATCGACGAAGCCGCCGCGAGGATCACCGGGCTCTACCCCGGCAATCGTCCGATCGTTGTCAAAGATCCACGCATTTCATTGTTGGCGCCGCTCTGGGACAGGGCGCTGCGGAAGTCGCGTTATGCGCCCAATTTTATCATCATGGTGCGCAATCCGCTGGAGGTCGCTGCCTCGCTGACGGCGCGAAATAAATTCTCCTTGGGCAGAGGTCTGTCGATCTGGGCCAGCTACATGTTGACGATCGAGAGAGACACGCGGGACACGCCACGCGTCTTCGTTGCCTATCGTGATCTTCTCGCGAATCCCGAATCGGTTCTGGACCGCATCCGATCGCAATTGGGGATCCCCCTGCCGCGTTACGAATGTGCGAGTGGCTCGATCTCGCGCTTCGTCGACCCGGCGTTGTGCCAGCATCACTTCAATGGGCTTTGGAACAAGCATCTGAGCGAGGCGGTCCACGAGTATTTTGTGCTGCTCCAAGCGGCCTGCCACGATCAGCCTCTTCCAAACACAGCGGGGTCGGCGCTGGAAGCTTGGCTCGCCGAGCTACGGGACCTCCTCTCAACTCCCGAGCGGACGATATCGACTTAG
- a CDS encoding IS6 family transposase, whose product MIDFKGSHFERDVVLWGVRWYVAYPMSYRQLEEMMEERGVDVDHSTLNRWIVKYAPLLEKRFRAGKRTVGSSWRLDETYVKVKGCWKYLYRAVDKAGATVDLLLTAKRDCKAALRFLRKAIGQHGEPEKITIDKSGANAAAIERYNAEHEADIEIRRIKYLNNIVEQDHRAVKRVTRPMLGFKSFRSAVATLSGIELMHMIRKDQLRTRGKLRPAQQFYALPA is encoded by the coding sequence ATGATCGATTTCAAGGGCAGCCATTTTGAACGCGACGTGGTTCTGTGGGGCGTCCGCTGGTATGTGGCGTATCCGATGAGCTATCGCCAACTCGAAGAAATGATGGAAGAACGCGGCGTCGATGTCGACCATTCGACGCTCAACCGGTGGATCGTCAAATATGCCCCTTTGCTGGAGAAGCGGTTTCGTGCTGGCAAGCGCACGGTCGGTTCGAGCTGGCGGCTCGATGAGACCTACGTAAAAGTCAAAGGTTGCTGGAAATATCTGTATCGGGCGGTCGACAAGGCAGGCGCGACGGTGGATCTCCTGCTGACGGCCAAGAGGGACTGCAAAGCTGCGTTGCGCTTTTTGCGCAAGGCGATCGGCCAACATGGCGAGCCGGAGAAGATCACGATCGACAAGAGCGGCGCCAACGCGGCAGCGATCGAACGCTACAATGCGGAGCATGAAGCGGACATCGAAATCCGCCGCATCAAATATCTCAATAATATCGTTGAGCAGGACCATCGGGCGGTAAAGCGAGTGACGCGGCCGATGTTGGGTTTCAAATCATTTCGATCCGCTGTTGCGACACTCTCGGGGATCGAGCTCATGCATATGATCCGAAAGGACCAGTTGCGGACCAGGGGCAAATTGCGTCCAGCACAGCAATTCTACGCCCTCCCCGCGTGA
- a CDS encoding helix-turn-helix domain-containing protein, with product MGRSVHSTPYKHLLALMIAARERAGLTQTELAERIGQTQSFVSKYERGERRLDVVEFVEFVSAMGLDPSSIFTQFIRQAFGRTTGKKDS from the coding sequence ATGGGCCGCTCGGTCCACAGCACGCCCTACAAACATCTCTTGGCCCTGATGATCGCTGCACGCGAGCGCGCTGGACTTACGCAGACCGAACTCGCCGAACGCATCGGTCAGACGCAATCCTTTGTCTCGAAATACGAGCGGGGAGAGCGACGCCTGGATGTCGTCGAATTTGTCGAATTCGTGAGCGCCATGGGGCTCGACCCGAGTTCGATTTTCACTCAATTCATTCGACAGGCCTTCGGTCGGACGACCGGAAAGAAGGACTCGTAA
- a CDS encoding XRE family transcriptional regulator has product MTTFFVGPDQTLPKGSAGFKVELPGTASQLLTRSRRHMKALLQGYGDAIVKSRAAGRPVSFRVEVDPEGETVVTAVEEAIAARETVQAAAAPDAELTAALAAARERGRLRAAEILGGDDMLSAKDFAKMLGTTRVTVNAKRQSGQILGLDGAKRGFRFPVWQLDAEGRPYCELAALHERLGAPWAVYRFLVQPHGELDGLTGCEALERGKVQAALEAAESIGRDFR; this is encoded by the coding sequence ATGACGACCTTTTTCGTCGGCCCGGATCAGACATTGCCGAAGGGATCGGCTGGTTTCAAGGTGGAGCTCCCGGGTACGGCGTCCCAGCTCCTCACCAGAAGTCGGCGGCATATGAAGGCGCTCCTGCAAGGCTATGGTGATGCGATCGTCAAGAGCCGCGCGGCTGGTCGACCGGTCAGCTTTCGGGTCGAAGTCGACCCTGAAGGCGAGACGGTCGTGACCGCCGTCGAGGAGGCGATTGCCGCGCGTGAAACCGTGCAGGCGGCCGCCGCGCCGGATGCCGAGCTGACGGCGGCGCTCGCCGCGGCGCGTGAGCGCGGTCGCCTGCGGGCCGCCGAAATCCTGGGCGGCGATGACATGCTGAGCGCGAAGGATTTTGCCAAGATGCTCGGCACCACGCGGGTGACTGTCAATGCGAAACGCCAGAGCGGCCAGATTCTGGGCCTTGACGGAGCCAAGCGGGGCTTTCGCTTCCCTGTCTGGCAACTAGATGCCGAGGGAAGGCCCTATTGCGAACTTGCCGCCCTGCATGAGCGACTGGGCGCACCCTGGGCAGTGTATCGCTTTCTGGTGCAGCCGCATGGCGAACTCGACGGACTGACCGGGTGCGAAGCGCTGGAACGAGGGAAGGTCCAGGCTGCCCTCGAGGCCGCGGAGAGCATAGGGAGAGATTTTCGCTGA
- a CDS encoding AAA family ATPase, giving the protein MKILEIADLDTSRVRLAYQKVIAAIANRDFRGAQVRKLTGAAYADLYRARLNDADRLIFRLLRHDDEVCALMLEVIVNHDYGKSRFLRGAVIDEDKLVACDAAEAESGARPLRYLNPEVKIIHLLDKPISFDDVQDAVFRAPPPLVIVGGAGSGKTALTLEKLKHVEGEALYVTHSAYLAQSARNLYYANGFERAGQEATFLSYREFVESIHVPPGREAAWRDFAGWFQRVRQSVKDPELRGVDGHQILEEIRGVITAGERGALSREDYLALGVRQSIFAASQRGRLYDLFEKYLSWLKDAKLYDLNLIAHEWRAKAAPRYDFVVIDEVQDITPVELALVLATLRHPGRFLLCGDSNQIVHPNFFSWAQVKSLFWREPELAQRQQLSMLTANFRNSREETRVANQLLKIKQRRFGSIDRESNFLVRAVGAEAGVVTLAPDKDDLKRELNQKIRQSTRFAVLVMREEDKIEARKHFTTPLLFSIHEAKGLEYENIVLYRFISDHRAEFNEIADGVTAQDLTADELDYRRAKDKTDKSLEVYKFFVNALYVALTRATANLYLIESDTGHRLFELLELTPAGRVQVDAKQSSLEDWQREARKLELQGKQEQVDAIRRDILRQSPVPWPVFDQAKTTELLIKVFRDRAPGGKPRQQLFDIACCHDEPVLARWLARNAGLDAARQFDRQRDSIARKSYSAYFSKNLKEVLYQCASYGMEHRLPMNQTPLMAAAAAGNVALVEALLERGADRQNIDHFGYNALHWAMREAFRDRAFASGPFGALYELLAPSSVDVNTGERLVRIDQRHAEYFLFQTFWVLFKPLFTHGRSQDIAALDTRAILAAWDDLPIAIVAEERRKKPYLSGLMARNEVDRDYAYNRRLFKRRALGRYQFNSALALRQRRNGEDVWTPIFEALNLPFIAEFTPSDFGWNRARQLLRSYLAEAGMPEASLPIAEEGMNGEN; this is encoded by the coding sequence ATGAAGATCCTCGAAATCGCCGATCTCGATACGTCGCGGGTAAGGCTGGCCTATCAAAAGGTGATCGCTGCGATCGCCAACCGGGATTTTCGCGGGGCTCAGGTGCGCAAGCTTACGGGAGCCGCGTATGCCGATCTTTATCGCGCTCGGCTCAATGACGCGGATCGCCTGATATTTCGTCTCCTGCGGCACGATGACGAGGTCTGCGCCCTCATGCTGGAGGTCATCGTCAATCACGATTACGGGAAATCCCGCTTTCTCCGCGGAGCCGTCATCGACGAGGACAAGCTCGTCGCGTGTGACGCCGCCGAGGCCGAATCGGGCGCGCGACCGCTGCGCTATCTCAATCCCGAAGTGAAAATCATCCATCTGCTCGACAAGCCGATCTCCTTCGACGATGTGCAGGACGCCGTCTTTCGGGCTCCGCCGCCGCTCGTCATCGTCGGCGGCGCCGGCAGCGGAAAGACGGCGCTGACGCTCGAGAAGTTGAAGCATGTCGAGGGCGAGGCGCTCTATGTGACTCATTCGGCCTATCTCGCGCAGAGCGCGCGAAACCTCTATTACGCGAACGGTTTCGAGCGAGCGGGCCAGGAAGCGACGTTTCTTTCTTATCGGGAGTTCGTCGAATCCATTCACGTTCCACCCGGACGGGAGGCGGCTTGGCGGGACTTCGCCGGCTGGTTCCAGCGCGTTCGCCAATCCGTCAAGGACCCGGAGCTTCGCGGGGTCGACGGGCATCAGATCCTCGAAGAAATTCGCGGCGTCATCACTGCTGGAGAACGTGGCGCGCTCTCGCGGGAGGATTATCTCGCTTTGGGCGTGCGCCAATCGATTTTCGCCGCGAGCCAACGCGGCCGGCTGTACGACCTGTTCGAAAAATATCTGTCCTGGCTGAAGGACGCGAAGCTGTACGACCTCAATTTGATCGCGCACGAATGGCGCGCGAAAGCCGCGCCGCGTTACGACTTCGTGGTGATCGACGAAGTGCAGGACATCACGCCGGTGGAGCTCGCGCTCGTTCTCGCGACGCTGCGCCATCCCGGCCGATTTCTGCTCTGCGGCGATTCCAACCAGATCGTTCATCCGAACTTTTTTTCTTGGGCTCAGGTCAAGAGCCTGTTCTGGCGCGAGCCGGAACTCGCGCAACGTCAGCAGCTCTCGATGCTCACCGCCAATTTCCGCAACAGCCGCGAGGAGACGCGGGTCGCCAATCAATTGCTCAAGATCAAGCAGAGGCGCTTCGGCTCGATCGATCGCGAGAGCAATTTTCTCGTCAGGGCTGTCGGCGCAGAGGCAGGCGTCGTGACGCTGGCGCCGGACAAGGATGACCTCAAGCGGGAACTCAACCAAAAGATTCGGCAGTCGACCCGCTTCGCCGTGCTGGTCATGCGCGAGGAAGACAAGATCGAGGCGCGGAAGCATTTCACGACGCCGCTGTTGTTCTCGATTCATGAGGCCAAGGGGCTGGAATACGAAAACATCGTCCTCTATCGCTTCATCTCCGACCACCGCGCCGAGTTCAACGAGATCGCCGACGGCGTTACGGCGCAGGATCTAACCGCCGACGAGCTCGATTATCGGCGGGCGAAGGACAAGACCGACAAGTCGTTGGAGGTGTATAAGTTCTTCGTCAATGCGCTCTATGTCGCTTTGACCCGCGCGACCGCGAATCTCTATCTGATCGAATCCGACACCGGCCATCGGCTCTTCGAGCTGCTCGAGCTGACCCCAGCGGGACGGGTGCAGGTTGATGCGAAACAATCAAGCCTCGAGGACTGGCAGAGGGAAGCCCGTAAGCTGGAGCTCCAGGGCAAGCAGGAGCAGGTCGATGCGATCCGGCGCGATATTCTCCGGCAGAGCCCGGTTCCCTGGCCGGTCTTCGATCAGGCGAAAACGACCGAGCTGTTGATCAAGGTGTTCCGCGATCGCGCTCCGGGCGGTAAGCCGCGCCAACAATTGTTCGACATCGCATGCTGCCATGACGAGCCCGTGCTCGCTCGTTGGCTGGCGAGGAACGCGGGCCTGGACGCCGCACGGCAATTCGACCGGCAGCGCGACAGCATCGCCCGCAAGAGCTACTCGGCTTATTTTTCCAAGAATCTGAAGGAAGTCTTGTACCAATGCGCCAGCTACGGCATGGAGCATCGGTTGCCGATGAACCAAACGCCTCTGATGGCGGCCGCAGCCGCCGGCAATGTCGCGCTCGTGGAGGCATTGCTCGAACGCGGCGCGGACAGGCAGAATATCGATCATTTCGGCTACAACGCGCTTCATTGGGCGATGCGCGAGGCGTTCCGCGATCGAGCCTTCGCAAGCGGTCCATTCGGCGCGCTCTACGAACTGCTCGCGCCGTCGAGCGTCGACGTGAACACGGGTGAGAGGCTCGTGCGCATCGATCAACGTCACGCCGAGTATTTTCTATTCCAGACGTTCTGGGTCCTCTTCAAGCCGCTGTTCACGCATGGCCGGTCGCAAGATATCGCCGCCTTGGACACACGCGCCATTCTCGCCGCCTGGGACGACTTGCCCATCGCGATCGTCGCCGAGGAGCGCAGAAAGAAGCCGTATCTCTCCGGCCTGATGGCGAGAAACGAGGTCGATCGCGATTACGCCTACAATCGCCGACTTTTCAAGCGCCGGGCGCTCGGTCGCTATCAGTTCAATTCGGCCTTGGCCTTGCGCCAGCGCCGCAATGGCGAGGATGTTTGGACGCCGATCTTCGAAGCGCTGAACTTGCCTTTCATCGCCGAATTTACTCCGTCCGATTTCGGCTGGAACCGCGCGCGGCAATTGCTCCGGAGCTATCTCGCGGAGGCCGGCATGCCCGAGGCCTCGCTTCCGATAGCGGAGGAAGGCATGAACGGCGAGAATTGA
- a CDS encoding DNA -binding domain-containing protein has translation MDFLPFQDQPPYSARPTSYDERHLVTYLRLLDAEEEGADWREVALTIFGLDSEIEPQRTRLVHESHLSRARWMTHVGYRFLLESRAH, from the coding sequence ATGGATTTTCTTCCCTTTCAGGATCAGCCGCCTTACAGCGCGCGCCCGACGAGCTATGACGAACGCCACCTCGTGACCTATCTTCGCCTATTGGACGCCGAGGAAGAAGGCGCAGACTGGCGCGAAGTCGCTCTGACGATCTTCGGGCTCGATTCTGAGATCGAGCCGCAGAGGACCAGGCTCGTTCATGAAAGCCATTTGAGTCGGGCGCGCTGGATGACACACGTCGGCTACCGATTTTTGTTGGAGTCCCGTGCTCATTGA
- a CDS encoding DotA/TraY family protein: protein MSRRILPSLSIALIALVFAAPALAQSAAPATPSYDVSWSALDPGQDWAAEMIKAVFPINGGVCSSGAQSATCTGSAATVIGELLGRFTGFCMALGMFYVCYLTLWNIYRTAETSNLLTNSMTSMFVVRIGFAAIMMFPVTSGFSIGQAAVVQTSMWGIGMAGSLFKFAIKAMGPDAMVIATPIIPGAKNIVLGVMENELCRAFVNEATANPQIAPAPTPTLVSGSTTWAYSLSPGNQTGSPSCGTITVNQPSGAQQPIAGVNTDMTAKQKEILQNVITSDIRPVAERVAKSYWQTKQTSALIPLLAAYQNATRDYTQQLTAAASDIQKQLQNAIKPQDARAGKLGLSNNTTTDLSTLGWASAGSYYLTFAQLNGRTLSLLNDLPIVNGPSYSGWSNALKTDLAPLIQASDNFLGQLRTYVNTADGANPPTGNADTFGNAAAREGGSWVERVFRAINLNEPLLNFVANSIGPTSNQWSDPFGSLITLGQYLMTAALTAYGLAIAASSGTVQTGAAAFSLLTGNFAGAAAAAGLATVSDVFKALLTPLFFGLLALLIPGIMIAYVLPLIPWVMWIAGVTGYLILVLEAVIAVPLMMVAHMTFEGEGLHGRAFQVYELLFNVLFRPVLMLLGLFAGYFVFSSVSWLIRISFGVAVHFVLEKGWFVTNLIGLVVLLAIFVLLHIVVAIKAFGLISLIPHHVPKMLGFSPANRVDMDEFSKAAAWTGTEGTIKTIDGYARNQLAGPARQRRRNGVGSSSTQALYSPPKGITGPADSSAKGGSVDSTLSAQTDIGDHNKDA from the coding sequence ATGTCGCGCCGAATCCTTCCTTCTCTATCGATCGCCCTCATCGCCCTGGTTTTCGCCGCGCCGGCGCTCGCCCAATCCGCCGCTCCGGCGACGCCGAGCTATGACGTCAGCTGGTCCGCCCTCGATCCTGGTCAGGATTGGGCCGCTGAAATGATCAAGGCGGTCTTTCCCATCAACGGAGGCGTCTGCAGCAGCGGCGCGCAATCCGCGACATGCACGGGCTCCGCCGCCACCGTCATCGGCGAGCTGCTCGGACGGTTCACCGGCTTCTGCATGGCGCTCGGCATGTTCTACGTGTGCTACCTGACGCTCTGGAATATCTATCGCACCGCCGAGACCAGCAATCTCCTCACCAATTCGATGACCTCCATGTTCGTCGTGAGGATCGGTTTTGCAGCCATCATGATGTTTCCGGTAACATCGGGCTTCTCGATCGGTCAGGCCGCCGTGGTCCAGACGTCCATGTGGGGCATCGGCATGGCGGGATCGCTCTTCAAATTCGCGATCAAGGCGATGGGGCCCGACGCGATGGTCATTGCCACGCCGATCATTCCCGGCGCGAAGAACATCGTCCTCGGCGTCATGGAGAACGAGCTCTGCCGGGCCTTCGTCAATGAGGCGACCGCCAATCCGCAGATCGCGCCAGCCCCGACGCCGACGCTCGTCTCCGGCTCCACGACCTGGGCCTATTCTCTGTCCCCCGGCAATCAGACCGGCTCGCCGAGCTGCGGTACGATCACGGTCAACCAGCCCTCCGGCGCGCAGCAGCCGATCGCCGGCGTCAATACGGACATGACGGCCAAACAGAAGGAAATTCTCCAAAATGTGATCACTTCGGATATTCGTCCCGTCGCCGAGAGAGTCGCGAAGAGCTATTGGCAGACCAAGCAGACCTCGGCGCTCATCCCACTGCTCGCCGCCTATCAGAACGCGACCCGCGACTACACACAGCAGCTCACCGCGGCCGCCAGCGACATTCAGAAGCAGCTGCAGAACGCCATCAAGCCCCAGGACGCGCGCGCGGGAAAGCTCGGCCTCAGCAACAACACGACCACGGATCTATCAACGCTCGGATGGGCGTCGGCCGGCTCCTATTATCTGACCTTCGCTCAGCTAAACGGCCGAACGCTGTCCCTGCTAAACGATCTGCCGATCGTCAACGGTCCGAGCTATAGCGGCTGGAGCAATGCGCTCAAGACCGATCTCGCGCCGCTCATCCAAGCCAGCGACAACTTTCTCGGGCAGCTGCGCACCTATGTGAACACCGCGGATGGCGCAAACCCTCCGACCGGCAACGCCGACACTTTCGGCAACGCGGCAGCTCGTGAAGGCGGCTCGTGGGTCGAACGAGTCTTTCGTGCGATCAATCTCAACGAGCCCCTGTTGAACTTTGTCGCCAACAGCATCGGCCCGACGTCGAACCAGTGGTCCGACCCTTTCGGCTCTCTCATCACGCTCGGTCAATATCTCATGACCGCCGCGCTGACCGCCTATGGGCTCGCGATAGCTGCCTCATCCGGGACCGTACAGACGGGAGCAGCGGCCTTTTCTCTCCTCACCGGCAATTTCGCAGGGGCCGCAGCCGCCGCGGGGCTGGCCACGGTTTCCGACGTCTTCAAGGCGCTGTTGACGCCGTTGTTCTTCGGTCTCCTGGCGCTCCTCATTCCTGGCATCATGATCGCCTATGTGCTTCCTCTCATCCCCTGGGTGATGTGGATCGCCGGCGTAACGGGCTATCTGATCCTCGTGCTCGAGGCGGTGATCGCGGTTCCGCTCATGATGGTCGCGCATATGACGTTCGAAGGCGAAGGCCTGCATGGCCGCGCCTTCCAGGTCTATGAGCTGCTGTTCAACGTTCTCTTCCGGCCGGTCCTCATGCTTCTCGGGCTCTTCGCCGGATATTTCGTGTTCTCGTCGGTCTCCTGGCTCATTCGCATAAGCTTTGGAGTCGCCGTGCATTTCGTGCTCGAAAAGGGCTGGTTCGTCACTAATCTGATCGGACTCGTCGTGCTCCTGGCGATATTCGTTTTGTTGCATATCGTGGTCGCGATCAAAGCCTTCGGACTGATCTCGCTCATTCCCCATCATGTGCCGAAGATGCTCGGGTTCTCGCCGGCAAACCGTGTCGACATGGACGAGTTCAGCAAGGCCGCCGCATGGACGGGTACCGAGGGAACAATCAAGACGATCGATGGCTACGCCCGAAATCAGCTGGCCGGACCGGCACGACAACGGCGGCGCAATGGTGTAGGATCGTCTTCGACCCAAGCGTTATACTCTCCGCCGAAGGGTATCACTGGCCCCGCTGATAGCTCCGCAAAAGGCGGAAGCGTCGACTCGACCTTGAGTGCCCAGACGGACATCGGAGATCATAATAAGGACGCCTGA
- a CDS encoding helix-turn-helix domain-containing protein encodes MAKKKGVDGEDDDSLGNDPFLVEIGRRIKQLRTDAGITQRDLGEAAGGLSPSYIYTVERGRQNMTLTVFRRIAEALGAPIEDLLSDGEPDGRLTDRSLTRFVYQLDKLGQILDLRREQDDAIFKELKSMSGVKERIAEHLKAEKK; translated from the coding sequence ATGGCAAAGAAGAAAGGGGTCGACGGTGAGGACGACGATTCTCTCGGGAATGATCCGTTCCTGGTGGAGATTGGGCGGCGGATCAAACAGTTGAGAACGGACGCCGGGATAACCCAGAGAGACCTCGGAGAGGCTGCAGGCGGTCTCAGCCCTTCCTACATTTATACGGTCGAACGTGGGCGTCAGAACATGACGCTGACGGTCTTCCGACGGATCGCCGAGGCGCTCGGAGCGCCGATCGAAGACTTGCTCTCTGATGGCGAGCCCGACGGTCGCCTGACGGACAGGTCGTTGACGAGATTCGTCTACCAACTCGATAAGCTGGGGCAGATCCTGGATCTGCGACGCGAACAGGACGACGCGATTTTCAAGGAATTGAAAAGCATGTCCGGAGTGAAAGAGAGGATCGCGGAGCACCTGAAGGCGGAGAAGAAGTAA
- a CDS encoding DotI/IcmL/TraM family protein, translated as MQNEHAAINRRLSDPDFQALLLSRAIGLALGSSLMATAFVVHDVYLWTHPPTPKYFVIDGRKAREVTALDTPIVDDAQLLDWSTRAALAPYNINYNDYPQQLSAASRRFSKRGWNSFATSVMDTKNFDTMKRSMLLCYAQAQRAAIISEVATMAGALAYRIQVPIVQTCQNSNQNITQNLIIKALVARTNAEDRPDGLEIDELVAVRQ; from the coding sequence ATGCAAAACGAACACGCCGCGATCAACCGCCGATTGTCCGATCCGGATTTTCAGGCGCTTCTTCTCAGCAGGGCCATCGGCCTCGCTCTCGGATCGTCGTTGATGGCGACGGCCTTCGTTGTGCATGACGTGTATCTGTGGACGCATCCGCCGACCCCGAAATATTTCGTGATCGACGGGCGGAAAGCCCGCGAGGTCACGGCGCTCGACACGCCGATCGTCGACGACGCGCAGCTGCTCGATTGGTCGACGCGCGCCGCGCTCGCGCCCTACAACATAAATTACAATGATTATCCGCAGCAGCTTTCCGCTGCGAGCCGAAGATTCTCCAAACGCGGCTGGAACAGTTTCGCCACCAGCGTCATGGACACGAAAAATTTCGACACGATGAAGCGGTCGATGCTGCTCTGCTACGCGCAGGCGCAGCGCGCTGCGATCATCAGCGAGGTCGCCACGATGGCAGGAGCGCTCGCTTACCGGATCCAGGTTCCGATCGTTCAGACCTGCCAGAACAGCAATCAGAACATCACCCAAAATCTCATCATCAAAGCGCTCGTCGCGCGAACGAATGCCGAGGATCGCCCGGACGGATTGGAGATCGACGAGCTCGTGGCGGTTCGCCAATAG
- a CDS encoding DotH/IcmK family type IV secretion protein has protein sequence MQHKWTLFGAAVVLLAAPSPCLAQQSASLPGAAEGGGVPATGSADRTANIIPLTPGMIRDLGKRFGDNKRAQEQATTEFAAPASRRVNVSFTPGQAVNIIQTVKGYPTAISFFDRTGEPWPIQWDTNSNPAAVTDGGNCNTGQNASGPAVAATGFYVCTPAKGSNVLEITPMSLQPRGGLVVTLQGAPKPISFLLIGGGGRYDADISIQVAERGPNAKAGTVRASAPDTATPFLTAMLDGVPPAEATPLSVRGVSPDELRAWRLGDRVYLRTRLTLISPEWTASEAAEGGLTVYQLPATPVVLLSHQGRTVSASLTED, from the coding sequence ATGCAGCACAAGTGGACTTTATTCGGCGCGGCGGTCGTCCTGCTGGCGGCTCCTTCGCCCTGTCTGGCGCAGCAATCGGCAAGCCTTCCCGGAGCGGCGGAAGGCGGCGGCGTGCCGGCAACGGGATCGGCCGATCGCACGGCAAACATCATTCCCCTGACGCCTGGAATGATCCGGGATCTCGGCAAGCGGTTCGGCGACAACAAGCGCGCGCAGGAGCAGGCGACGACGGAGTTCGCGGCGCCGGCGAGCCGGCGCGTGAATGTGTCGTTCACGCCGGGGCAGGCGGTCAACATCATCCAGACCGTCAAGGGCTATCCGACGGCGATCTCCTTCTTCGATCGAACCGGCGAGCCATGGCCGATCCAATGGGACACGAACTCAAATCCCGCGGCCGTGACGGATGGAGGCAATTGCAACACGGGACAGAACGCCAGCGGCCCCGCGGTCGCCGCCACGGGCTTTTATGTCTGCACGCCGGCCAAAGGATCGAATGTCCTGGAGATCACGCCGATGTCGTTGCAGCCGCGCGGCGGTCTCGTGGTGACGCTGCAGGGCGCTCCGAAGCCGATCAGCTTTCTGTTGATCGGCGGGGGCGGTCGCTACGACGCCGATATTTCGATCCAAGTGGCGGAGCGCGGCCCGAATGCGAAGGCGGGGACCGTGCGCGCGAGCGCGCCGGACACGGCCACCCCCTTCCTCACCGCCATGCTCGACGGCGTTCCACCCGCCGAGGCGACGCCTCTGTCGGTCCGAGGAGTCTCCCCGGACGAGCTGCGCGCCTGGCGGCTCGGCGACCGCGTCTATCTGCGCACGCGCCTCACATTGATCTCCCCGGAATGGACGGCGTCCGAGGCCGCCGAAGGGGGCCTCACCGTCTACCAGCTGCCCGCGACGCCAGTCGTGCTGCTCTCCCATCAGGGACGCACGGTCTCGGCCTCTTTGACGGAGGATTGA